The following proteins come from a genomic window of Panulirus ornatus isolate Po-2019 chromosome 21, ASM3632096v1, whole genome shotgun sequence:
- the LOC139756280 gene encoding uncharacterized protein, with product MDDEEDLECPVCTEVYDHDSRTPMMLPCLHSVCASCVADLVSFASPEQREERLGQGEGHEPVIPKGRVVRCPLCRDDFNTDRLQTNRYILAHLRDLARLEALQAMRRWEELSQEPHTAEGQPLPTPPPQVLPTQVPPPVPSPSHRVLSRRKAFVRLRRPGQPPPPVPTQPPPPSDPQQAPPTPSPRQTPPTPNPQQEPPTPSPRQAPPTPNPEQVPPTPSPRQAPPTPNPQQVPPTPSPRQAPPTPNPQQVPPTPSPRQTPPIPNPRQSPHTPNPQQPSPASDPQQPPPSSTTHQSLSASYPLHSSPASTPQQPPPNPSPQRPSTPPKSKQAPPAPFSPPSGAIEPTNSSRSSLPNLRRPS from the exons ATGGATgatgag GAAGATCTAGAGTGTCCCGTGTGCACGGAGGTGTACGACCACGACAGCCGCACTCCGATGATGTTGCCTTGCCTGCACAGCGTCTGTGCCTCCTGTGTCGCCGACCTGGTGAGCTTCGCCTCCCCAGAGCAGCGGGAGGAGCGGCTAGGTCAGGGCGAGGGTCACGAACCCGTGATCCCCAAGGGTAGGGTCGTCCGGTGTCCACTGTGCCGGGACGACTTCAACACGGACAGACTCCAGACCAACAG GTACATCTTGGCCCACCTGAGGGATCTGGCGCGTTTAGAGGCCCTGCAAGCGATGAGGAGGTGGGAAGAGCTGAGCCAAGAGCCTCACACAGCGGAAGGCCAACCTCTCCCAACGCCTCCTCCGCAAGTACTTCCCACACAAGTACCTCCTCCAGTGCCGTCACCGTCGCATCGCGTCCTCAGTCGTCGTAAAGCATTTGTACGACTCCGGCGACCcggacaacctcctcccccagtccctaCTCAGCCCCCACCTCCCTCCGATCCCCAGCAGGCCCCACCTACTCCTAGCCCCCGGCAGACCCCGCCTACCCctaacccccagcaggagccaccTACTCCTAGCCCCCGGCAGGCCCCACCTACCCCCAACCCCGAGCAGGTCCCACCTACTCCTAGCCCCCGGCAGGCCCCACCTACCCCAAACCCCCAGCAGGTCCCACCTACTCCTAGCCCCCGGCAGGCCCCACCTACCCCTAACCCCCAGCAGGTCCCACCTACTCCTAGCCCCCGGCAGACCCCACCTATCCCTAACCCCCGACAAAGCCCACATACCCCTAACCCCCAGCAGCCCTCACCTGCCTCCGACCCACAGCAGCCCCCTCCTTCTTCCACTACTCATCAGTCTCTATCGGCCTCCTATCCCCTACACTCCTCACCTGCTTCCACACCCCAGCAACCCCCACCTAATCCTAGCCCCCAGCGGCCCTCAACTCCCCCCAAGTCGAAGCAGGccccacctgcccccttctcccctccatcAGGAGCAATCGAACCAACTAACTCCTCCAGGTCGTCTCTACCCAACCTTAGAAGACCTTCCTGA